In the genome of Streptomyces sp. NBC_00259, the window CCTCGTCACGCAGTGCCGCGGGCTCCTCGCCGCTGTCGAGGTAGACCTTGCAGGCCTCGGTGGTGATGGTGAAGCCCGGAGGGACGGGCAGACCCAGGTTGGTCATCTCGGCGAGGTTGGCACCCTTGCCACCGAGGAGGTCCTTGAGGTCCTTGTTGCCCTCGGTGAAGTCGTAGACGAACTTCTGATCTTTGTTTTCCGACACGGGTCTCGACTCCTCGAGGACTCGGTGGCTGCCCTGACGGCGAGGAACATACCCAGATCGAAGGCACCTGGGTACGTCCACTTGTCCGTCATTCGGCCGTAACCACCCGTCCGCCAGCAGATCGCAGGTTACCGATGCGTAAAGCAATGTGCCCCAGCATCTTCATCCCTCGAAGGGCGCTTGACTCAAAACAGGGAATCCCTGCTCAGATGAGCGCCCCACGAGGCATCTGAGTTCACTTATTGAACACAGAAGGGGTGGCACTGAGTGCCACCCCTTCTGAAGTCACAGCCACCCCGAGACCGCTCATCTGAGCGCAACCCTTATCAAGGGTGGCGAGAATCACGCCGCTTCCAGGGGCCGAATTCCAGTATCCGGACCCGCGCCTGCCCGGATCCGGACCCTGCCCCGCAGGACCCGGAACCGCCGCCGGGAGCGCCGGCGACCGGTCAGCCCCCCGAAGTGTCCAGCTCCGCATCCTCGCCCACACCTGCACAGTCGTACGGGTCCTTCAGCCAGCCGTCCGGCAGAACGACCCGGTTGTTCCCCGACGTACGCCCACGCGGCCCGTCCGCGCCCACCGGCCACGGCTGGTCCAGGTCCAGCTCGCTCAGCTGAGCACCCAGCTCCTCCAGCGACGAGGTCACCGCCAGCCTCTTGCGCATCTCGGAACCGACCGCGAAACCCTTCAGGTACCAGGCCACGTGCTTACGGAAGTCGATCACGCCACGGGACTCGTCCCCGATCCACTCCCCCAGCAACCGGGCATGCCGCACCATCACGTCCGCGACCTCACGCAGCGACGGACGCGCATAGCCCCCGCCGCCCTCGAAGGCCGCCACGAGATCCCCGAACAGCCACGGCCGCCCCAGGCAGCCACGCCCCACGACCACCCCGTCACAGCCCGTCTCCCGCATCATCCGCAGAGCGTCGTCCGCCGACCAGATGTCGCCGTTGCCGAGCACCGGGATCTCCGGCACATGCTCCTTGAGCCGCGCGATCGCGTCCCAGTCCGCCGTGCCGCCGTAGTGCTGCGCCGCCGTACGCCCGTGCAGCGCGATCGCTGTGACGCCCGCCTGGACCGCGATCCGGCCGGCGTCGAGATACGTGATGTGGTCGTCGTCGATGCCCTTGCGCATCTTCATCGTCACCGGCAGATCCCCGGCGTTGCCGACGGCCTCGTCGAGGATGGCCCGCAACAGGTTCCGCTTGTACGGGAGCGCCGAACCACCGCCCTTGCGGGTCACCTTGGGCACCGGGCAGCCGAAGTTCAGATCGATGTGGTCGGCCAGATCCTCGTCCACGATCATGCGGACCGCCTTGCCGACGGTGACCGGGTCCACTCCGTACAACTGGATCGAGCGCGGCGTCTCGGTCTCGTCGAAATGGATGAGCTGCATCGTCTTCTCATTGCGCTCGACCAGCGCCCGCGTCGTGATCATCTCGCTGACGAACAGCCCCTTGCCGCCCGAGAACTCACGACAAAGGGTGCGGAACGGGGCGTTCGTGATGCCGGCCATGGGCGCGAGCACCACCGGGGGCTGCACGGTGTGCGGACCGATGGACAGCATGGAGGGCTGGGCGAGCGTGGTCATTGGCCCATTGTCGCGCATTCCCCAAGTCGTTAGTTAGACGTACTATGCATGCATGCCAGCGTCAGAGCCCACGCCCGAGCCGAGCCGCCGACGAAGGCTGCTGATCCTGGCCATCTGCTGCATGAGCCTGCTGATCGTCAGCCTGGACAACACCGTCCTCAACGTCGCCCTGCCCTCCATGCGCAGCGATCTGAACGCCACCGTCGCCGGCATGCAGTGGACCATCGACGCCTACACCCTCGTCCTCGCCTCCCTCCTCATGCTCGCCGGATCCACCGCCGACCGCATCGGCCGCCGCAAGGTCTTCAAGACCGGACTCGTCCTCTTCAGCCTCGGCTCCGTCCTCTGCTCCCTCGCGCCGAACCTCGAATCCCTCGTCGCCTTCCGCATGATCCAGGCCATCGGCGGCTCCATGCTCAACCCCGTCGCCATGTCGATCATCACTAACACCTTCACCGACCCCCGCGAACGCGCCCGCGCCATCGGCGCCTGGGGCGCCGTCGTCGGCATATCCATGGCCGCGGGACCGGTCGTCGGCGGCCTCCTCGTCGACACCGTCGGCTGGCGCTCCATCTTCTGGATCAACGTCCCGGTCGGCCTCACCGCCCTGCTCCTCACCTGGCGCTACGTCACCGAGTCCCGCGCCCCCAAGCCACGCCGCCCCGACCCCGTCGGCCAGCTCCTCGTCATCACCCTCCTCGGCTCGGTCACCTACGCGATCATCGAAGCGCCCACCGAAGGACCCGGCGCCGTCCTCCCCTTCACCGCCCTCGCCGCCCTCGCCCTCGCCGCACTCCTCGCCTACGAGCCCCGACGCCCCGAACCCCTCATCGACCTGCGCTTCTTCCGCTCCGCCCCGTTCAGCGGCGCAACCGTCATAGCGATCAGCGCATTCGCCGCACTCAGCGGCTTCCTCTTCCTCAACACCCTCTACCTGCAGGACGTACGCGGACTCTCCGCCCTCCAGGCCGGCCTCTACATGCTCCCCATGGCCGCACTCACCTTCATCTGCGCCCCGCTGTCGGGCCGCATCGTGGGCAACCGCGGCCCACGACTGCCACTGATCGTCGCCGGAATCTCCATGGCCGCGTGCGGACTGCTCTTCGCCGCCTTCGAGGCCGAGACCTCCACCCCGCTCCTCTTCACGGGATACGTCCTCTTCGGCCTCGGCTTCGGCATGGTCAACGCCCCCATCACCAACACCGCCGTCTCCGGCATGCCCCGCTCCCAGGCCGGCGTCGCCGCGGCGGTCGCCTCCACCAGCCGCCAGACCGGCGCGACCCTCGGCGTCGCCGTCATCGGCTCCGTCCTGGCCGCCGGCACGAGCACCGCGAACCCCACGGCCGGCTTCGTCGAGGCCGGCCGCCCCGCCTGGTGGATCATCATGGCCTGCGGCCTGTCCGTCCTGGTCGTGGGCCTCGCGACGAGCGGCCGCTGGGCACGCGAAACGGCACGCCGGACGGCGCAGCGCCTGGAGGCGGTCACTCCACGCACTCCGGCGGACAGCCACGCGTCGTCCTGATCCCTGTCCCGCAGCCCTGCTGAATCCCGCCGACGCCGAGTGCACGTCCGCGACTTTCGCTACTCTGAGTGTCCAGCACAACACGCGTGGCTGTCTGGCCCGCACGGGTGGGGAAGGCGCATCATGACCCTGATGCTTGAGCGACCGACGACGATAGAGGCTGCGGACGGCCCACCGCCCTTCCAGGCGATGTGCCAGACCTTGCTGACCATGGAGGTGCCCGACGGCTACCGGGCAGAGATCGTCGGGGGAAACATCGTCATGTCGCCGTGGTCCAGGGGTTTCTACCTGCCCGTAATGCGCTCGATCCGCGCACAACTGGAGCCGCACGCACGCAAGGACCACGTCGTCGACCACGCCCCGTTCCTGTTCACCTTTCCGGGGGAAGAGCGAGCCTACGGTCCCGACATCTACGCCGCGGCGGCATCCGCCTTCCGGACCGATGCCCGGCACCTCGACGGCGAGGCCCTCTCGTTCGCCTGCGAGCTGACGTCACCCGCCACCCGCCTGGTGGACTGGCAGGACAAGGCCCCTGTCTACGGCAGGGCAGGCGTCCCCGTGTACCTGCTCATCGACATGGAAGAGGCAGCCGCCACGGTCTTCTGGAGCCCGTCCGAGAAGGGCTATCTCTCGCGTACGACGGTTCCGTTCGGCGGCAAGCTCGAGATTCCCGACCCGTTCGGCTGTGAACTCGACACCTCCGGTTTCGAGGTACCCAGCAGGACCACCACCGAGAGCTGAGGCCCGTCCCTCAGCAGCCGTCGGCCCCACGCGCGCGGGCGCCGGCCCTGGTGCGGGAGGCCGAGGTGGCGCGCTGGGGGTGGCGGCGGACGTACTCCGCCTCCAGGGCAGCCATCCGGGCGGTGTGCGTCTCCAGGGCGTCGTCCGATCCATAGAGCAGCGTCTCGTGACGCGTGCGGTGGATGGCCTCCAATTCCTTCAGCAGCAGCCCTTCGTCCAACTGCTCCGGTGCCACTCCGCGGTCCCGCTCGGCCATGACTCACACCTCCGGATCGATACTTCCCTCCATCATGGACCGGATCCGCCGACGGCAGCGGGAAGCAGATCGGGCCCGGATCACGAGAAGTGATCCGGGCCCGACCGAGGTGAGTGAGCGTCAGCTCTGGGCGTCCGTCCCGCTCTGGGACGGCTCGGCGGTCTCGCCGTTCTCGCCCTGCTCGGCACCCTGCGCGCGCTCGCGCATCTTGCGCAGGAGTTCCTGCTTCTGGTCGGCGGTCGCCTGGCGGTCGGCCTGGCGCGCCGGACCGTTGTCGTGCTGGTCGGCGCGGGACAGCTTCTTGCGCTGTCCGCCCACGCCGAGGAGGTTGTTACGGCTCTTGGCCACGGTGTTCTCCCATCGTGGTGAGAAGTGATCCGGATGTCAGCTGGTGGGGGCGGTACGTGGCCGCCGCACTCTCACTCGTAGATCTGGAAGAAGGAGGACATGCGAGTGACGGTACCGCCCGGCGCAGGGCCGGACACCTGATTTTCCCGGTGCGTCGAGGGAGGCGGGACACGGGAGAACAGATGACGACTGACAGATATTGAAATCTGTCAGCTGTCCTGCCATAGTCGTTATCACAACGTCCGCTTTCCCCTCCCCCGAGGAGCTCTTCGCATGACCATCCCCACCCGCCCGCTCGGCACCACCGGCCCCCGCGTCTCCGCCCTGGGTCTCGGCGCCATGGGCATGTCCGCGCTGTACGGCGACGCCGACCGTTCGGAGTCCATCGCGACGGTCCATGCCGCGCTCGACGCCGGCGTCACGTTGATCGACACGGGCGACTTCTACGGCATGGGCCACAACGAGCTGCTGATCGGCGAGGCGCTCCGCGCCGCTCCGGCGGCCGCCCGCGAGAAGGCGCTGATCAGCGTGAAGTTCGGTGCGCTGCGTGATCCGGACGGCGGCTGGTCCGGGTATGACGGCCGCCCTGCCGCGGTGAAGAACTTCGCGGCGTATTCGCTGCAGCGTCTCGGCACCGACCACATCGACGTCTACCGGATCGCCCGGGTCGACCCCGGCGTACCGGTCGAGGAGACGGTCGGGGCCATCGCCGAGCTGGTCGAGGCGGGGCACGTGCGGCACATCGGTATGTCCGAGGTCGGTGCGGAGACCCTGCGCCGGGCGGCCTCGGTCGCGCCGATCTCCGACCTGCAGATCGAGTACTCGCTGATCTCGCGCGGCATCGAGGACGCCATCCTGCCCACGGCCCGTGAGCTGGGCATCGGCGTCACGGCGTACGGCGTGCTGTCGCGCGGCCTGATCAGTGGCCACTTCACCGGCGACCGGAAGCTGGCGGCGAACGACTTCCGTGGCATGAGCCCGCGTTTCCAGGGTGAGAATCTGCGGCACAACCTCGACCTCGTCGAGCAGCTCCGCAAGATCGCCGAGCAGAAGGGTGTCTCGGTCGCCCAGATCGCGATCGCCTGGGTGCTGTCCCGGGGCGAGGACGTCGTGCCGCTGGTCGGTGCCCGTCGCAGGGACCGGCTCTCCGAGGCGCTGGGTGCGCTGGACGTCACGCTCGACGCGGCCGATCTGGAGGCGATCGAGCGGGCCGTGCCGCGTGGCGCGGCGGCCGGTGAGCGCTACCCGGAGGGGCAGATGGCGCATCTCGACAGCGAGCACTGAGAGTGGTCGTCGAGGGGGCGGCGGCCGGCACCGGGTCGTGTCGGTCGTGTCAGTCGTGAAGGGTAACGTCACTGCCATGTCCACCACCGAGGCCTTGACCGCCGACCGCATCCTCGAAGCGACCGAGGAGGTGCTGCGCCGGTTCGGCCCGTCGAAGGCGACGGTCGTCGATGTGGCGCGCGCTCTCGGGGTCAGTCACGGCAGTGTGTACCGGCATTTCCGTACGAAGGCGGCGCTGCGTGAGGCGGTGACGGCGCGCTGGCTCGGCCGGACCGAGGAGCTGCTGTCGGAGATCACGGAGGGGCGGGCCCGGTCGGCGGAGGAGAAGCTGCGTGCGTGGCTGGCGGGTCTCTTCGAGACGAAGCGTCACAAGGCGGGGGACGATCCCGAGCTGTTCGCCACGTACATGGTGTTGATCACCGAGGCGAGCGGGGTCGTGGACGAGCATCTGGTGGTGCTGGTGAGCCAGTTGACGCGGATCGTCGAAGAGGGTGTGCGCAGCGGGGAGTTCGCGGCCGCGTCGCCGGTGTCGGTGGCGCAGGCGGTGTTCGACGCGACGGCGCGTTTCCATGATCCGGTGCATGCGCCGGAGTGGCGGAGGCCGTCGATCGACGACGAGTTCCGTGCGGTGTGCGAGTTGTTGCTGCGCGGTCTGCGGGCCTGAACTGCGCGGGTGGCTCCGGCGCGTTCGGGGTTCAGTCCGTTCAGTCCGTTCAGCCGGTCGGTTCAGTCGTTCAGTCCGTTCAGTCCGTTCAGTCCGCGCGGTCACGGGTGGGGTCGACGGTTGCCTGGTGTGCGTCGGCGAGGTGTTCCTCGGCCTTGAGCCAGGGCAGGAATTGTGCGCCTTTGCGCCAGCCGCAGGTGTCGCAGGTCAACGACCTTTGTACGCCTGCTTTCTGGACCCGGACGATGTGTTCTCGTCCGTGCTGGTCCCATCTGCTGACCTTGCTGCTGGTGGTGGACGGCATGGCGGGGCTCCCCTGTCGAGGGTCGACGAGTGGGCCCAGTGTGCAACGAAGCCCCCGGTTCCGTACCCGGAACCGGGGGCCTTTTGTCGTCGTCCTGGTGAACGTCCTGGTGAAGGTCGTGAGGACGTCAGCAGCCGATGAGGCGGGTGGCGAGGTAGCCCTGGATCTGGTCCAGGGAGACGCGCTCCTGCTTCATGGTGTCGCGCTCGCGCACGGTGACGGCGTTGTCGTCGAGGGTGTCGAAGTCGACGGTGACGCAGAAGGGGGTGCCGATCTCGTCCTGGCGGCGGTAGCGGCGGCCGATGGCGCCGGCGTCGTCGAACTCGATGTTCCAGTTCTGCCGGAGGTCGGCGGCGAGGCCCTTGGCCTTCGGGGAGAGCTGGGGGTTGCGGGAGAGCGGCAGGACGGCGACCTTGACGGGCGCGATGCGCGGGTCGAGGCGCATGACGGTGCGCTTCTCCATGACGCCCTTGGCGTTGGGGGCCTCGTCCTCGTTGTACGCGTCGAGCATGAAGGCGAGCATGGTGCGGCCGACGCCGGCGGCGGGCTCGATGACGTACGGGGTCCAGCGTTCGCCGGCTTCCTGGTCGAAGTACGACAGGTCCTGGCCGGAGGCCTTGGAGTGGGCGTTCAGGTCGTAGTCGGTGCGGTTGGCGACGCCTTCGAGCTCGCCCCATTCGCTGCCGCCGAACTGGAAGCGGTACTCGATGTCGGCGGTGCGCTTGGAGTAGTGGGAGAGCTTCTCCTTGGGGTGCTCGTACCAGCGCATGTTCTCCTCACGCAGGCCCAGGCCGGTGTACCAGTTCCAGCGCTGCTCCATCCAGTACTCGTGCCACTGCTCGTCCTCGCCGGGCTTGACGAAGAACTCCATCTCCATCTGCTCGAACTCGCGGGTGCGGAAGATGAAGTTGCCCGGCGTGATCTCGTTGCGGAAGGACTTGCCGACCTGGGCGATGCCGAACGGGGGCTTCTTGCGCGAGGTCTGCTGGACCTGGCCGAAGTTGGTGAAGATGCCCTGGGCGGTCTCCGGGCGCAGGTAGGCGACGGAGCCGGAGTCCTGGGTGGGGCCGAGGTGGGTGGAGAGCAGGCCGGAGAACTGCTTGGGCTCGGTGAACTGGCCCTTGTTGCCGCAGTGGGGGCAGTTGATGTCGGCGAGGCCGTTCGCGGGAGCGTGGCCGTGCTTCTCCTCGTACGCCTCCTCCAGGTGGTCGGCGCGGAAGCGCTTGTGGCAGGAGGTGCACTCGGTGAGGGGGTCGGTGAAGGTCGCGACGTGGCCGGAGGCTTCCCAGACCTCGGTGGCGAGGATCACCGAGGAGTCGAGTCCGACGACGTCCTCGCGGGCGGTGACCATGTAGCGCCACCACTGGCGCTTGATGTTCTCCTTGAGCTCGGTTCCCAGCGGCCCGTAGTCCCAGGCGGCGCGCTGTCCGCCGTAGATCTCGCTGCACGGGTAGACAAAGCCACGGCGCTTGCTCAGGTTGACGATCGTGTCGATCTTGTCGGCGGCCACGGTGCTCTCTTCACTACGACGACGAATTGGGATGAGGTGGCGCGAAGCGCCTTGGTGAGGGGGGTGATCGGATGACGGGCGGGGCGAATGCTTCAGATTACCGGCGGGCGCACCCCCGGGATCAAATCGGTCCCGGGTACGGGCGCACGCGACCCTTTGTTGACAATCGTTTCCACTTTCATTGAAAATGACTGTCATGAACGTACGACGCCTCATACCCGCCACCGCCGTCGCCGGAGCGAGCGCTCTGGCCCTTGTCACCCTCTCCGCGTGCTCGGGCTCCGAGGCCGCGGGCGGCGGCAAGAACGACGGCAAGGTGGATGTGGTGGCGTCCTTCTACCCCATGCAGTATCTCGCCGAGCAGATCGGCGGTGAACACGTGGCGGTCACCTCTCTCACGAAGCCCGGCGTGGAGCCGCACGACCTGGAGCTGAAGCCCAGGCAGACCTCGGAGCTCCGCCAGGCCGACTACGTCCTGTATCTGAAGGGCATCCAGCCCGCGGTCGACGACGCGATCGCGCAGGCCGGTGTGG includes:
- a CDS encoding Uma2 family endonuclease; this encodes MTLMLERPTTIEAADGPPPFQAMCQTLLTMEVPDGYRAEIVGGNIVMSPWSRGFYLPVMRSIRAQLEPHARKDHVVDHAPFLFTFPGEERAYGPDIYAAAASAFRTDARHLDGEALSFACELTSPATRLVDWQDKAPVYGRAGVPVYLLIDMEEAAATVFWSPSEKGYLSRTTVPFGGKLEIPDPFGCELDTSGFEVPSRTTTES
- a CDS encoding DUF6243 family protein, with amino-acid sequence MAKSRNNLLGVGGQRKKLSRADQHDNGPARQADRQATADQKQELLRKMRERAQGAEQGENGETAEPSQSGTDAQS
- the dusB gene encoding tRNA dihydrouridine synthase DusB, with the translated sequence MTTLAQPSMLSIGPHTVQPPVVLAPMAGITNAPFRTLCREFSGGKGLFVSEMITTRALVERNEKTMQLIHFDETETPRSIQLYGVDPVTVGKAVRMIVDEDLADHIDLNFGCPVPKVTRKGGGSALPYKRNLLRAILDEAVGNAGDLPVTMKMRKGIDDDHITYLDAGRIAVQAGVTAIALHGRTAAQHYGGTADWDAIARLKEHVPEIPVLGNGDIWSADDALRMMRETGCDGVVVGRGCLGRPWLFGDLVAAFEGGGGYARPSLREVADVMVRHARLLGEWIGDESRGVIDFRKHVAWYLKGFAVGSEMRKRLAVTSSLEELGAQLSELDLDQPWPVGADGPRGRTSGNNRVVLPDGWLKDPYDCAGVGEDAELDTSGG
- a CDS encoding DUF6158 family protein, translating into MAERDRGVAPEQLDEGLLLKELEAIHRTRHETLLYGSDDALETHTARMAALEAEYVRRHPQRATSASRTRAGARARGADGC
- a CDS encoding aldo/keto reductase, yielding MPTRPLGTTGPRVSALGLGAMGMSALYGDADRSESIATVHAALDAGVTLIDTGDFYGMGHNELLIGEALRAAPAAAREKALISVKFGALRDPDGGWSGYDGRPAAVKNFAAYSLQRLGTDHIDVYRIARVDPGVPVEETVGAIAELVEAGHVRHIGMSEVGAETLRRAASVAPISDLQIEYSLISRGIEDAILPTARELGIGVTAYGVLSRGLISGHFTGDRKLAANDFRGMSPRFQGENLRHNLDLVEQLRKIAEQKGVSVAQIAIAWVLSRGEDVVPLVGARRRDRLSEALGALDVTLDAADLEAIERAVPRGAAAGERYPEGQMAHLDSEH
- a CDS encoding MFS transporter, producing MPASEPTPEPSRRRRLLILAICCMSLLIVSLDNTVLNVALPSMRSDLNATVAGMQWTIDAYTLVLASLLMLAGSTADRIGRRKVFKTGLVLFSLGSVLCSLAPNLESLVAFRMIQAIGGSMLNPVAMSIITNTFTDPRERARAIGAWGAVVGISMAAGPVVGGLLVDTVGWRSIFWINVPVGLTALLLTWRYVTESRAPKPRRPDPVGQLLVITLLGSVTYAIIEAPTEGPGAVLPFTALAALALAALLAYEPRRPEPLIDLRFFRSAPFSGATVIAISAFAALSGFLFLNTLYLQDVRGLSALQAGLYMLPMAALTFICAPLSGRIVGNRGPRLPLIVAGISMAACGLLFAAFEAETSTPLLFTGYVLFGLGFGMVNAPITNTAVSGMPRSQAGVAAAVASTSRQTGATLGVAVIGSVLAAGTSTANPTAGFVEAGRPAWWIIMACGLSVLVVGLATSGRWARETARRTAQRLEAVTPRTPADSHASS
- a CDS encoding glycine--tRNA ligase: MAADKIDTIVNLSKRRGFVYPCSEIYGGQRAAWDYGPLGTELKENIKRQWWRYMVTAREDVVGLDSSVILATEVWEASGHVATFTDPLTECTSCHKRFRADHLEEAYEEKHGHAPANGLADINCPHCGNKGQFTEPKQFSGLLSTHLGPTQDSGSVAYLRPETAQGIFTNFGQVQQTSRKKPPFGIAQVGKSFRNEITPGNFIFRTREFEQMEMEFFVKPGEDEQWHEYWMEQRWNWYTGLGLREENMRWYEHPKEKLSHYSKRTADIEYRFQFGGSEWGELEGVANRTDYDLNAHSKASGQDLSYFDQEAGERWTPYVIEPAAGVGRTMLAFMLDAYNEDEAPNAKGVMEKRTVMRLDPRIAPVKVAVLPLSRNPQLSPKAKGLAADLRQNWNIEFDDAGAIGRRYRRQDEIGTPFCVTVDFDTLDDNAVTVRERDTMKQERVSLDQIQGYLATRLIGC
- a CDS encoding TetR family transcriptional regulator is translated as MSTTEALTADRILEATEEVLRRFGPSKATVVDVARALGVSHGSVYRHFRTKAALREAVTARWLGRTEELLSEITEGRARSAEEKLRAWLAGLFETKRHKAGDDPELFATYMVLITEASGVVDEHLVVLVSQLTRIVEEGVRSGEFAAASPVSVAQAVFDATARFHDPVHAPEWRRPSIDDEFRAVCELLLRGLRA